From the genome of Streptomyces sp. NBC_01116, one region includes:
- the eccD gene encoding type VII secretion integral membrane protein EccD: protein MTDSAVAESCRLTVRAPSVTIDLAVPADVPVADLLPTLLRYVGEDAEEAGLDHAGWVLQRLGDAPLDEETTLARAGLADGAVLHLRPHTEALPEARLDDLVDGIAETVGRRLHTWHAGAARGLLVGTAVATVAAALLLVFRPGVTDSTATRAACAAVAGVLLLAGAGSASRAVGDRLSATALGLLVAPCFALVGWVLPGGDLTGPDAVRVAGARLLAAGAAAAGGAVLALAATAVGAPVLLATAVVAVATAVSGALMGYTCLDMPAAVALVATVVALAAGAVAPFAFKLAGMRMPSLPSSAGQLQEGIDPYAGDEVAERTELAGRWVTALFAATGTIAAAALAVLAHTPDLPETLTALALSLLLLLHSRGLVHIGQRLTLAVPGIWGLLLLARAWAVDSDADGRVVVFAVLLAVAAALVTASWIVPGRRVLPYWGRAAELAHTGLAVALLPFTLWVAGLFGWLRGLFG, encoded by the coding sequence ATGACCGACAGTGCGGTGGCCGAATCGTGCCGCCTGACCGTACGTGCGCCGAGCGTCACCATCGATCTGGCCGTGCCCGCCGACGTACCGGTCGCCGATCTGCTCCCCACCCTCCTGCGGTACGTCGGTGAGGATGCGGAGGAGGCCGGGCTCGACCACGCCGGCTGGGTGCTCCAGCGGCTCGGCGACGCCCCGCTCGACGAGGAGACCACGCTTGCCCGGGCCGGGCTCGCCGACGGAGCCGTGCTGCATCTGCGCCCCCACACCGAGGCGCTGCCCGAGGCCCGGCTGGACGACCTGGTCGACGGGATAGCCGAGACGGTGGGCCGCCGACTGCACACCTGGCACGCCGGCGCGGCCCGCGGCCTGCTGGTCGGCACCGCCGTGGCGACCGTGGCGGCCGCCCTGCTGCTGGTGTTCCGGCCCGGCGTGACCGACTCCACCGCCACCCGGGCCGCCTGCGCGGCCGTGGCCGGGGTGCTGCTCCTCGCCGGCGCGGGCTCCGCCAGTCGTGCGGTGGGCGACCGCCTCTCCGCCACCGCCCTCGGCCTGCTGGTCGCCCCGTGCTTCGCCCTGGTGGGCTGGGTGCTGCCCGGCGGCGACCTGACCGGCCCCGACGCGGTGCGGGTCGCGGGCGCGCGGCTGCTCGCGGCGGGCGCGGCGGCGGCGGGCGGCGCGGTCCTCGCGCTCGCCGCGACCGCCGTCGGCGCCCCCGTCCTGCTGGCCACCGCCGTGGTCGCCGTCGCCACCGCCGTCTCCGGAGCCCTGATGGGCTACACCTGCCTGGACATGCCCGCCGCCGTGGCACTGGTCGCCACGGTCGTCGCCCTGGCCGCCGGGGCGGTCGCCCCCTTCGCCTTCAAACTGGCCGGGATGCGGATGCCCTCCCTGCCCTCCTCCGCCGGACAGCTCCAGGAGGGCATCGACCCGTACGCGGGCGACGAGGTCGCCGAGCGCACCGAGCTCGCCGGGCGCTGGGTCACCGCGCTCTTCGCCGCCACCGGCACCATCGCCGCCGCCGCCCTGGCCGTCCTCGCCCACACCCCGGACCTGCCCGAGACGCTCACCGCGCTCGCCCTCTCCCTGCTGCTGCTCCTGCACTCCCGGGGCCTGGTCCACATCGGCCAGCGGCTCACCCTGGCGGTGCCCGGGATCTGGGGGCTGCTGCTCCTCGCCCGTGCCTGGGCGGTGGACAGCGACGCCGACGGCCGCGTGGTCGTCTTCGCGGTGCTGCTCGCCGTCGCGGCCGCCCTGGTGACCGCGTCCTGGATCGTGCCCGGCCGCCGGGTGCTGCCGTACTGGGGCCGGGCCGCGGAGCTGGCCCACACCGGCCTCGCGGTCGCGCTGCTGCCGTTCACCCTGTGGGTGGCGGGCCTCTTCGGCTGGCTGCGCGGCCTGTTCGGCTGA
- the eccB gene encoding type VII secretion protein EccB, whose amino-acid sequence MQSKRDQVQAHGFMMGRLSSGLLTADPDAPESPLGRTTRGVVFGLLVTLLIGAGATVYGLLRPGGNETWRKGENLVVNRETGARYLWTGTDGVLHPVRNYASARLIGGPRLKAVDVSTASLRDVPVGSPAGIPGAPDTLPGPGQLDSGAWHMCVTGPGGALPSTSGAVTGAGVDEAGATTLVAGAPLETQDVGADRGVLVSGPGRTEYLVWRGSRLLLDRASDARNALGFGSERAMPVSAAFLDALAPGPVLKPPEVPGRGQKGPVLGGEPSTIGQLFEVSVPGGGSTYHLLREDGLAPLSRLEAALVLGDPATQKDAYQGRSPEARTVGADALRTHRAKEAAAGSSAAELPRTPPIPRSAPRGSALCAQVDGGDGGARIRSVLVPLTGLGPVAVAQGAAQPLAAACARTDATVVRPGRGALVRALHASGAAHAGTTYLVAENGVKYRVPAKESLEALGYGEGDIGSVPAPLLAALPTGADLDPAAAAGAAEPRVTAPKCGASGTARR is encoded by the coding sequence GTGCAGTCCAAGCGCGACCAGGTGCAGGCCCACGGTTTCATGATGGGCAGGCTCAGCTCGGGCCTGCTGACGGCCGACCCGGACGCCCCGGAGAGCCCGCTGGGCCGGACGACCCGAGGGGTCGTCTTCGGTCTCCTGGTGACCCTCCTGATCGGCGCCGGCGCCACCGTCTACGGGCTCCTGCGCCCCGGCGGCAACGAGACCTGGCGCAAGGGCGAGAACCTGGTGGTCAACCGCGAGACCGGCGCCCGCTATCTGTGGACCGGCACCGACGGCGTACTCCACCCGGTCCGCAACTACGCCTCGGCCCGGCTGATCGGAGGCCCCCGGCTGAAGGCCGTGGACGTCTCCACCGCCTCGCTGCGGGACGTCCCCGTGGGGTCCCCGGCCGGCATCCCCGGCGCGCCCGACACCCTCCCCGGGCCCGGACAGCTCGACTCCGGCGCCTGGCACATGTGTGTCACCGGTCCGGGCGGCGCACTGCCCAGCACCTCCGGTGCCGTCACGGGCGCCGGAGTGGACGAGGCGGGGGCCACCACACTGGTCGCCGGAGCGCCGCTGGAGACCCAGGACGTCGGCGCCGACCGCGGGGTGCTCGTCAGCGGCCCGGGCCGCACCGAGTACCTGGTGTGGCGGGGCAGCAGGCTGCTCCTGGACCGTGCCTCCGACGCCCGCAACGCCCTCGGCTTCGGCTCCGAGCGGGCCATGCCGGTCTCGGCCGCCTTCCTCGACGCCTTGGCCCCCGGCCCCGTCCTGAAGCCGCCGGAGGTCCCGGGGCGCGGGCAGAAGGGCCCGGTGCTCGGCGGGGAGCCGAGCACGATCGGCCAGCTCTTCGAGGTGAGCGTGCCCGGCGGCGGCTCCACGTACCACCTGCTGCGCGAGGACGGCCTCGCGCCGCTCTCCCGGCTGGAGGCCGCCCTCGTGCTGGGCGACCCGGCCACCCAGAAGGACGCCTACCAGGGTCGCTCGCCCGAGGCCCGCACGGTCGGCGCCGACGCCCTCCGTACGCACCGGGCGAAGGAGGCGGCCGCCGGGTCCTCCGCGGCGGAACTGCCGCGTACGCCGCCGATCCCGCGGTCCGCACCCCGCGGCAGCGCGCTCTGCGCCCAGGTGGACGGCGGCGACGGCGGCGCCCGGATCCGCTCGGTGCTGGTCCCGCTCACGGGGCTCGGCCCCGTCGCGGTCGCGCAGGGTGCCGCCCAGCCGCTGGCAGCGGCCTGCGCCCGGACGGACGCCACAGTGGTGCGCCCCGGGCGCGGCGCCCTGGTCCGGGCCCTGCACGCCAGCGGTGCGGCGCACGCGGGGACGACCTACCTGGTGGCGGAGAACGGCGTGAAGTACCGCGTCCCGGCCAAGGAATCCCTGGAGGCGCTCGGGTACGGGGAGGGGGACATCGGCTCGGTCCCCGCGCCGCTGCTCGCGGCCCTGCCGACCGGCGCGGACCTGGACCCGGCCGCCGCCGCCGGCGCCGCGGAGCCCCGGGTCACCGCCCCGAAGTGCGGTGCTTCCGGTACAGCGCGGAGATGA
- a CDS encoding type VII secretion system-associated protein, with protein MAEKADVKHFDLKQMENFRDLEVEPVRKDAKVTREDTPDSGIRPLGDLVAGYTTPDNPKKADQVLRIGHIGRGDHEDLVSGKTLLTAITTSATKIDELLGEQVTLFKELKEALTETIEEANKTKEKNLDAIDAQTLLQTFDEVDALTVGGSGGDDEETS; from the coding sequence ATGGCTGAGAAGGCCGACGTCAAGCACTTCGACCTCAAGCAGATGGAGAACTTCCGGGACCTGGAGGTCGAGCCGGTACGCAAGGACGCCAAGGTCACCCGCGAGGACACCCCGGACAGCGGCATCCGCCCGCTCGGTGACCTGGTGGCCGGATACACCACTCCGGACAACCCGAAGAAGGCCGACCAGGTCCTGCGGATCGGGCACATCGGCCGTGGGGACCATGAGGACCTGGTCTCCGGCAAGACGCTGCTGACCGCCATCACCACGTCCGCCACCAAGATCGACGAGCTCCTCGGTGAGCAGGTGACGCTCTTCAAGGAGCTCAAGGAAGCCCTCACCGAGACCATCGAGGAAGCGAACAAGACCAAGGAGAAGAACCTCGACGCGATCGACGCGCAGACGCTGCTCCAGACCTTCGACGAGGTGGACGCCCTCACCGTCGGCGGCTCGGGCGGCGACGACGAGGAAACATCCTGA
- a CDS encoding AAWKG family protein (Members of this family are unrelated to eukaryotic Tcp10, although some members contain a repetitive region similar to a C-terminal repeat region of Tcp10.), protein MAEVQNEDPNSEANVNKLEGFDSESSDAWATLVTHITGYPVPDRKTIFEKLTSTSGGPLFRMDIRERDLKSVVSESGFLVNEGQDYDIFFLNKNKKSSLMQARIVFEGRVKSDNDIHFAGTDADDVDDADVREGNEFKDYNKQEMSTIPLARYMNGPRAALIALRDGGTDGVKFADLPVDDANAVELKSFVATGESFDRAAQFFKDKAVILKDWEDRFAREDASWKGEAADVFRDLLKKVHDNYEGYLETFGASSNADDASGTGGTVYSRALNTGSQSLKDAASSLLDAWLTWAKTDYYDPLRVLRFVLDDLARWVNEHNISQSDIEATTHTGYQGAGYTTVRHSPKTGFLQEHPEYGDLSDIANWKKVGEKAVELWNQGVDQELVRPAIAETSKLNNRFLDLTKDFTENVPKPKTTSTAGEDYAEDKLNDPGGNGGPDIDEWLDKLNDNNNDFLNDLNNNNNDILDDLNDKNNDILDDLNNKNNDILDDLNNNNKDILDDLGNSNKTVLDDLGNINNQALDDLNNLGNANNDFLNDLGNAGNDALNNLGDLGNLNSPLGDGSTLNADGGPLGGNGQLPPPVIPPLTQSLGSLGGNNPQDGARNNPNEEFTRSLGNLLGNGGPGGGLNTPTGGNTRLRDGGGITTDFPNGASSSFDPDTGRLTTRNPDGSTSTVDLGDGAKITNPDGSVTSLDRDGNLTTTFPDGSRQVVDPRTGETVTTNPDGSTSTSNLGNLGGLGGLNGANGGLDGLGDLGLGGNGDGLETPTGGRTSLGLDGDLDSVFPDGSRSSFDPDTGELTTTNPDGSTKTVDLTHGATVTNPDGSKTVLDNGMLKTTFPDGTTQIVDPETGRTTITDPDGDTRTVDLDGLNSDLNRETRDRLDLDNLGLNGNGNGIGSGGGSGDGGPSTVSRDLPLPDLGLTNGGGNSAGLDNSLSALGGGPLGDGSGNGLNPGQTPGAPGQTPGAPGQTPGAPGQTPGAPGSPGMPGSPGMPMGGAGMGAGGAGEKGNGERVRAVLVDAAEESERRKRRRRGAWNRQEGEDTFLAPAPRPTTTSSGGETRGEEEQDSGRRTTGSAAYLEEDEDVWGTEEGGSPAVIGR, encoded by the coding sequence GTGGCTGAGGTCCAGAACGAGGACCCGAACTCCGAAGCGAATGTGAACAAGCTGGAGGGGTTCGACTCCGAATCGTCGGACGCCTGGGCGACGCTGGTGACGCACATCACCGGCTATCCGGTGCCGGACCGCAAGACGATCTTCGAGAAGCTCACCTCGACCAGCGGGGGCCCGCTGTTCCGGATGGACATCCGTGAACGGGACCTCAAGTCCGTCGTCTCGGAGTCCGGCTTCCTCGTGAACGAGGGCCAGGACTACGACATCTTCTTCCTGAACAAGAACAAGAAGTCCTCGCTCATGCAGGCCCGCATCGTCTTCGAGGGCCGGGTGAAGTCGGACAACGACATCCACTTCGCGGGCACGGACGCGGACGACGTGGACGACGCCGATGTCCGCGAGGGCAACGAGTTCAAGGACTACAACAAGCAGGAGATGAGCACCATCCCGCTGGCCCGCTACATGAACGGGCCGAGAGCCGCGCTCATCGCCCTGCGGGACGGCGGCACCGACGGAGTCAAGTTCGCCGACCTTCCGGTGGACGACGCCAACGCGGTGGAGCTCAAGTCCTTCGTGGCGACCGGGGAGTCCTTCGACCGGGCCGCGCAGTTCTTCAAGGACAAGGCGGTCATCCTCAAGGACTGGGAGGACCGCTTCGCCCGGGAGGACGCCAGTTGGAAGGGGGAGGCGGCGGACGTCTTCCGTGACCTCCTCAAGAAGGTGCACGACAACTACGAGGGCTACCTGGAGACGTTCGGGGCGAGCTCGAACGCCGACGACGCGAGCGGCACCGGGGGCACGGTGTACTCCCGAGCCCTGAACACCGGGAGCCAGAGCCTCAAGGACGCAGCCTCCAGCCTGTTGGACGCCTGGCTGACCTGGGCGAAGACCGACTACTACGACCCTCTTCGGGTACTGCGCTTCGTGCTCGACGACCTCGCCCGCTGGGTCAACGAGCACAACATCAGCCAGAGCGACATCGAGGCCACCACACACACCGGGTATCAGGGCGCGGGCTACACCACGGTCAGGCACTCACCGAAGACCGGTTTCCTCCAGGAGCACCCGGAGTACGGCGACCTGAGCGACATCGCCAACTGGAAGAAGGTCGGCGAGAAGGCCGTCGAGCTCTGGAACCAGGGCGTCGACCAGGAGCTCGTCCGGCCCGCCATCGCGGAGACGTCGAAGCTGAACAACCGCTTCCTCGACCTCACCAAGGACTTCACCGAGAACGTACCGAAGCCCAAGACCACCAGCACCGCGGGCGAGGACTACGCCGAGGACAAGCTCAACGATCCCGGCGGCAACGGCGGGCCGGACATCGACGAGTGGCTCGACAAGCTCAACGACAACAACAACGACTTCCTCAACGACCTCAACAACAACAATAACGACATACTCGACGATCTGAACGACAAGAACAATGACATCCTGGATGATCTGAACAACAAGAACAACGACATCCTGGACGACCTCAATAACAACAACAAGGACATCCTGGACGACCTCGGGAACAGCAACAAGACCGTCCTGGACGACCTGGGGAACATCAACAACCAGGCGCTCGACGATCTCAACAACCTCGGGAACGCCAACAACGACTTCCTGAACGACCTGGGCAACGCCGGCAACGACGCGTTGAACAACCTCGGCGACCTGGGCAACCTCAACTCGCCGTTGGGCGACGGCAGCACGCTGAACGCCGACGGCGGTCCACTGGGCGGCAACGGGCAGCTCCCGCCGCCGGTCATCCCCCCGCTGACCCAGAGCCTCGGCAGCCTCGGCGGCAACAACCCGCAGGACGGGGCCCGGAACAACCCGAACGAGGAGTTCACCCGCAGCCTGGGCAACCTCCTCGGAAACGGCGGCCCGGGCGGCGGCCTGAACACGCCGACCGGTGGCAACACCAGGCTCCGGGACGGCGGCGGGATCACCACCGACTTCCCCAACGGCGCCAGCAGTTCGTTCGACCCCGACACCGGTCGGTTGACGACCAGGAATCCGGACGGTTCGACGAGTACGGTGGATCTGGGTGATGGCGCGAAGATCACCAATCCGGACGGCTCGGTCACGTCGCTGGACCGGGACGGGAATCTGACGACGACCTTCCCGGACGGTTCCCGGCAGGTCGTCGACCCCCGGACCGGGGAGACCGTCACGACGAACCCGGACGGGAGTACGTCGACCAGCAATCTGGGCAACCTGGGTGGCCTGGGCGGTCTGAACGGTGCGAACGGTGGGCTCGACGGGCTGGGTGACCTCGGTCTCGGCGGGAACGGCGACGGGCTGGAGACGCCGACGGGCGGGCGTACCTCGCTGGGTCTCGACGGCGATCTGGACAGCGTGTTCCCGGACGGCAGCCGCAGCTCGTTCGACCCCGACACCGGGGAGCTGACGACCACGAATCCCGACGGTTCGACGAAGACCGTCGACCTGACGCACGGCGCGACGGTGACCAACCCGGACGGGTCGAAGACCGTGCTGGACAACGGGATGCTCAAGACGACGTTCCCGGACGGCACCACCCAGATCGTGGACCCGGAGACCGGGCGTACGACGATCACCGACCCGGACGGAGACACCCGCACCGTGGACCTGGACGGGCTCAACTCCGACCTGAACCGGGAGACCCGTGATCGGCTGGACCTCGACAACCTCGGGCTGAACGGCAACGGCAACGGCATCGGTTCCGGTGGTGGCTCCGGGGACGGCGGACCGAGCACCGTCTCCCGCGACCTGCCGCTGCCCGACCTCGGCCTCACCAACGGCGGAGGAAACTCCGCCGGCCTCGACAACAGCCTCTCCGCCCTCGGCGGCGGCCCGCTCGGCGACGGTTCCGGCAACGGGCTCAACCCCGGTCAGACGCCCGGAGCCCCCGGTCAGACGCCCGGAGCCCCCGGTCAGACGCCCGGAGCTCCCGGCCAGACACCCGGCGCCCCGGGCTCCCCCGGCATGCCCGGCTCGCCCGGTATGCCGATGGGCGGCGCGGGCATGGGCGCCGGCGGAGCCGGGGAGAAGGGCAACGGCGAACGCGTGCGTGCCGTCCTGGTCGACGCGGCCGAGGAGAGCGAGCGCCGCAAGCGCCGCCGCCGCGGCGCCTGGAACCGGCAGGAGGGCGAGGACACCTTCCTGGCCCCCGCCCCCCGGCCCACGACCACCAGCAGCGGCGGTGAGACGCGGGGCGAGGAGGAGCAGGACAGCGGCCGCCGGACCACCGGTTCCGCCGCCTATCTGGAGGAGGACGAGGACGTCTGGGGGACCGAGGAGGGCGGCAGCCCCGCGGTGATCGGACGGTGA
- a CDS encoding WXG100 family type VII secretion target, whose protein sequence is MADGIIDVQYSTVRNAIEELTQQTKQIITTLNNLEDELKPLITSWEGDDQAMYRGVQAEWDQATKNMALLLGDSGELVQSIHDNHSRDERRSADNWGGVRAR, encoded by the coding sequence ATGGCCGACGGCATCATCGATGTGCAGTACTCCACGGTCCGCAACGCGATCGAGGAGCTGACCCAGCAGACCAAGCAGATCATCACCACCCTCAACAATCTGGAGGACGAGCTGAAGCCGCTCATCACCTCCTGGGAGGGTGACGACCAGGCGATGTACCGCGGCGTCCAGGCCGAGTGGGACCAGGCGACCAAGAACATGGCCCTGCTCCTCGGCGACAGCGGCGAGCTGGTCCAGAGCATCCACGACAACCACTCCCGTGACGAGCGCAGGAGCGCCGACAACTGGGGTGGTGTGCGCGCCCGTTAG
- a CDS encoding YbaB/EbfC family nucleoid-associated protein, with product MPEPLEKRLETAMAELQQAQEAIARTERELRQASFARVSSDRAVRCTVGPQGELTSLEFLEDKYRDMSPQALAASVMEAASEARVAMNRHVMKAMMPFTEPSSAIPELPGFEVDWERIFGPEVLREDDEERSRPDGDQPAWRDALDEDGED from the coding sequence GTGCCGGAACCTCTGGAGAAGCGCCTGGAGACGGCGATGGCCGAACTCCAGCAGGCCCAGGAAGCCATCGCGCGGACCGAACGCGAGCTGCGGCAGGCCTCGTTCGCCCGCGTCTCCTCCGATCGGGCGGTGCGCTGCACCGTGGGCCCGCAGGGGGAGCTGACCAGCCTGGAGTTCCTTGAGGACAAGTACCGCGACATGTCGCCCCAGGCCTTGGCCGCCAGCGTCATGGAGGCGGCGAGCGAGGCCCGGGTCGCGATGAACCGGCATGTGATGAAGGCGATGATGCCGTTCACCGAGCCCAGCAGCGCGATTCCGGAACTGCCGGGCTTCGAGGTGGACTGGGAGCGGATCTTCGGCCCCGAGGTTCTCCGCGAGGACGACGAGGAGCGGTCGCGGCCGGACGGGGACCAGCCCGCCTGGCGGGACGCGCTCGACGAGGACGGTGAGGACTGA